From Candidatus Tisiphia endosymbiont of Melanophora roralis, a single genomic window includes:
- the dut gene encoding dUTP diphosphatase: MNIKIKKLEHSVDILPSYATEHSAGMDLIAANIEPITIKSQEVKLVPTGICIALPSHLEAQIRPRSGLALKHGVTVLNSPGTIDADYRGEIKVILINHHPKEDFVIERGMKIAQMVIARYEQILWDEVDSLDETSRGSGGFGSTGKFCTSYDLI; encoded by the coding sequence ATGAACATTAAAATTAAAAAATTAGAACATTCTGTAGATATTTTACCCAGTTATGCTACTGAGCATAGTGCCGGTATGGATCTAATAGCAGCAAATATTGAACCAATAACTATAAAATCACAAGAAGTAAAGTTAGTCCCCACTGGAATTTGTATAGCATTACCTAGTCATTTAGAAGCTCAAATCAGACCAAGATCAGGTTTAGCACTAAAACATGGTGTTACCGTGCTGAATTCACCTGGTACAATTGATGCTGATTATCGTGGTGAGATAAAGGTAATTTTAATTAATCATCATCCTAAAGAAGATTTTGTAATTGAGCGTGGTATGAAAATTGCTCAAATGGTTATTGCTAGGTATGAGCAGATCTTATGGGATGAGGTTGATTCGTTAGATGAAACCTCTAGAGGTTCTGGTGGATTTGGTTCGACTGGGAAATTCTGTACTAGTTACGACTTAATCTGA